One part of the Vitis riparia cultivar Riparia Gloire de Montpellier isolate 1030 chromosome 8, EGFV_Vit.rip_1.0, whole genome shotgun sequence genome encodes these proteins:
- the LOC117921006 gene encoding heparan-alpha-glucosaminide N-acetyltransferase-like, with protein MDYDAKRVEEGLGHVHKEDISEKADKIEKDESSATPAQSVEQKGEEQPLIKQKSKRVATLDAFRGLTIVLMILVDDAGGSYARIDHSPWNGCTLADFVMPFFLFIVGVAVALALKKIPRISHAVKKISLRTLKLLFWGILLQGGYSHAPDDLSYGVDMKHIRWFGILQRIAVVYFVVALIETLTTKRRPTVIDSGHFSIFSAYKWQWIGGFVAFLIYMITTYALYVPDWSFVIDQDHEAKRYTVKCGMRGHLGPACNAVGYVDRQVWGINHLYSQPVWTRLKACTLSSPNSGPFREDAPSWCYAPFEPEGLLSTISAILSGTIGIHYGHVLIHFKGHAERLKQWVSMGIVLLIVAIILHFTDAIPINKQLYSFSYVCFTAGAAGIVFSAFYLVIDVWGFRTPFLFLEWIGMNAMLVFVMAAQGIFAAFINGWYYESSDNSLVHWIQRHVFIDVWHSERLGTLLYVIFAEITFWAVVSGILHKLHIYWKL; from the exons ATGGACTACGATGCCAAGAGAGTGGAAGAAGGCTTGGGCCATGTTCACAAAGAAGATATCAGCGAGAAAGCAGATAAGATCGAGAAAGATGAGAGTAGCGCAACACCAGCCCAGTCGGTGGAACAGAAGGGGGAGGAGCAGCCTCTTATAAAGCAGAAAAGCAAGAGGGTGGCAACCTTGGATGCGTTCAGAGGCCTCACCATAGTG CTGATGATATTGGTGGACGATGCTGGGGGATCATATGCGCGTATTGATCACTCGCCGTGGAATGGGTGCACACTGGCAGACTTTGTGATGccattttttctcttcattgtAGGGGTCGCAGTCGCCCTTGCTCTCAAG AAAATTCCGAGGATAAGTCATGCAGTCAAGAAGATTTCCCTAAGGACACTGAAGCTTCTTTTCTGGGGAATTCTTTTGCAAG GAGGATACTCTCATGCCCCTGATGATCTGTCTTATGGAGTTGACATGAAGCATATCCGATGGTTCGGCATCCTCCAG AGAATTGCAGTAGTGTACTTTGTTGTGGCTCTCATAGAGACACTAACCACCAAGCGCAGACCAACTGTCATAGACTCTGGacatttctccattttctcagcATATAAATGGCAATG GATTGGGGGATTTGTGGCATTTCTTATTTACATGATCACAACGTATGCACTATATGTTCCAGACTGGAGTTTTGTGATAGACCAGGATCACGAAGCAAAGAGATACACA GTAAAATGTGGGATGAGAGGACACTTGGGACCTGCATGCAATGCAGTTGGTTACGTCGATAGACAAGTATGGGGCATTAATCATCTCTACTCGCAGCCTGTTTGGACACGCTTGAAG GCTTGTACTCTTAGTTCTCCAAACTCTGGCCCTTTTCGTGAGGACGCTCCAAGTTGGTGCTATGCTCCATTTGAGCCTGAAGGCCTGTTGAG TACAATTTCAGCTATCCTCTCAGGCACCATCGGCATCCATTACGGACatgttttgattcattttaag GGTCACGCTGAAAGGCTCAAGCAATGGGTTTCAATGGGGATTGTCTTGCTTATTGTAGCCATCATTCTTCATTTTACAGATG CTATTCCCATCAACAAACAGCTCTATAGCTTCAGCTATGTTTGTTTCACAGCGGGTGCAGCTGGAATTGTATTCTCTGCATTCTATTTAGTG ATTGATGTTTGGGGATTTCGGACACCATTCTTATTCCTAGAGTGGATTGGAATGAATGCAATGCTCGTGTTTGTGATGGCAGCTCAGGGTATCTTCGCCGCATTCATAAATGGATGGTATTATGAAAGTTCGGATAACTCACTG GTTCATTGGATCCAAAGACATGTTTTTATTGACGTTTGGCACTCAGAGAGGTTGGGGACTCTCTTATATGTGATATTTGCTGAGATCACATTCTGGGCCGTGGTCTCGGGCATCTTGCATAAATTGCATATATACTGGAAGCTCTAG
- the LOC117921085 gene encoding ACT domain-containing protein ACR10 — translation MGILYDDVVIIKPSEKEGEPRVLTVNCPDKTGLGCDLCRIILFFGLSIVRVDVSTDGKWCYIVFWVIGKSTTRWSLLQDRLSEACPSCSSASGFSYFQLQPPKPPDVFLLKFCCYDRKGLLHDVTEVLCELELTIKKVKISTTPDGRVMDLFFITDTRELLHTKKRQEDTHNHLKTVLGDAMISCDISMVGSEITACSQTSTLLPSAITREIFGSNFEDEPPSGLPQVSGNISITMDNSLSPAHTLVQIVCQDHKGLLYDMMRTLKDYNIKISYGRLTTKPRRNCEVDLFIMQADGKKVVDPYKQNALCSRLRMELLRPLRVAVVSRGPDTELLVANPVELSGKGRPLVFFDITHALKMLNVCIFSAEIGRQMIADREWEVYRILLDEGDGLLVPRNKIEEGVWKMLMGWE, via the exons ATGGGGATACTATACGACGACGTAGTGATCATAAAGCCATCAGAGAAGGAAGGCGAACCCAGAGTTCTTACTGTGAACTGCCCTGACAAGACGGGCTTGGGATGTGATCTCTGTCGCATCATTCTCTTTTTTGGTTTGAGCATTGTCAGAGTCG ATGTATCCACAGACGGCAAATGGTGCTACATAGTGTTCTGGGTTATCGGAAAATCGACAACGAGATGGAGTTTGTTGCAGGATAGGCTGTCTGAGGCTTGCCCTTCTTGTTCTTCGGCTTCTGGGTTTTCGTATTTTCAATTGCAGCCACCGAAGCCTCCTGATGTATTCTTGTTGAAGTTCTGTTGCTATGACCGGAAAGGACTTTTACATG ATGTGACGGAGGTTCTTTGTGAACTCGAGCTTACAATAAAGAAAGTGAAGATATCCACGACCCCTGATGGAAGAGTGATGGACCTCTTCTTCATCACAGACACAAG AGAACTTCTACATACAAAGAAGAGACAGGAGGATACACATAACCATTTAAAAACTGTTCTGGGAGATGCCATGATAAGTTGTGACATAAGTATGGTTGGCTCTGAAATTACTGCATGTTCTCAGACATCAACGCTCCTCCCTTCTGCAATCACCAGAGAGATTTTCGGCTCAAATTTTGAGGATGAGCCCCCAAGTGGATTGCCACAGGTATCTGGTAATATATCCATCACAATGGATAATTCCCTCAGTCCCGCTCACACTCTTGTCCAAATTGTCTGCCAAGATCACAAAGGTCTCCTTTACGACATGATGAGAACTCTAAAGGATTACAATATCAAG ATTTCCTATGGGCGCTTGACCACAAAACCAAGGAGAAACTGTGAGGTGGACTTGTTCATCATGCAAGCAGATGGGAAGAAAGTAGTGGATCCCTACAAGCAGAATGCATTGTGCTCTCGTCTGCGGATGGAGCTACTTCGTCCTCTAAGAGTGGCTGTGGTGAGCCGTGGTCCTGATACAGAGCTGCTGGTTGCAAATCCAGTGGAGCTGTCCGGAAAGGGCCGGCCTCTCGTATTCTTTGACATCACTCATGCTCTGAAGATGCTTAATGTTTGCATCTTTTCG GCTGAAATTGGGAGGCAGATGATCGCCGACCGGGAATGGGAAGTTTACCGAATCCTACTTGATGAAGGAGATGGTTTGTTGGTCCCCAGGAACAAGATTGAGGAAGGAGTTTGGAAAATGTTGATGGGTTGGGAGTGA
- the LOC117919839 gene encoding uncharacterized protein LOC117919839, whose translation MVCLACLLPLFLVPIVNLLPLLFNLIMAKVYGLFGWEYRKPERVPAACPYKPAANNNSKVGVETEPGAPEPVLKPVGVENSKCD comes from the exons ATG GTATGTCTGGCGTGTTTGTTACCGCTGTTTCTGGTTCCAATAGTCAACTTATTGCCCTTACTCTTCAATCTCATCATG gcaaaggtttaTGGGCTTTTCGGATGGGAGTATAGGAAGCCAGAAAGGGTTCCAGCTGCATGTCCGTACAAGCCTGCGGCCAATAATAATAGCAAG GTGGGGGTAGAAACTGAACCTGGTGCACCAGAGCCTGTTCTGAAACCAGTGGGAGTAGAGAATAGCAAGTGCGACTAA
- the LOC117919838 gene encoding dual specificity phosphatase Cdc25, whose product MARSISYITGSQLLALKRRPNIAIVDVRDDERSYDGHIAGSLHYASDTFSDKISNLVQEVKGKDTLVFHCALSQVRGPTCARRLATYLTGVENEEIKNILVLERGFNGWEASGRPVCRCTSIPCKGDNAQ is encoded by the exons ATGGCTCGGAGTATTTCTTACATAACTGGTTCGCAGCTTCTAGCCCTCAAACGTCGCCCTAATATTGCTATTGTCGATGTCCG GGACGATGAGAGGAGTTACGATGGACACATAGCCGGGTCTCTGCACTATGCGAGCGACACCTTTTCTGATAAGATCTCTAATCTGGTTCAAGAGGTCAAAGGGAAGGACACCCTGGTCTTCCATTGCGCCTTAAGTCAG GTTCGTGGTCCAACTTGTGCACGAAGGCTTGCAACCTATCTCACAGGGGTGGAGAATGAGGAAATAAAGAACATTCTTGTCTTGGAACGTGGCTTCAATGGTTGGGAAGCTTCTGGTAGACCTGTTTGTCGTTGCACTAGCATCCCCTGTAAGGGTGACAATGCACAGTGA